A window from Drosophila subobscura isolate 14011-0131.10 chromosome O, UCBerk_Dsub_1.0, whole genome shotgun sequence encodes these proteins:
- the LOC117896779 gene encoding papilin isoform X3, whose amino-acid sequence MDLSRRLCTTALIAFIVLAGIPDSQSRFPGLRQKRQYGANMYLPDSSVTPGGEGDDPNEWTEWSSPSDCSRTCGGGVSYQTRECLRRDYNGEAECSGGNRRYYSCNTQDCPEEDPDFRALQCSRFDDQRFDGVMYEWVPYLGAPNPCELNCMPRGERFYYRQKEKVVDGTRCNDKDLDVCVNGQCMPVGCDMMLGSDAKEDKCRKCGGDGSTCKTIHNTYSSSDLAPGYNDLLLVPQGATNIKIIETAPSNNYLACRNLSGHYHLNGNWRIDFPRPMFYADSWWNYQRKPMGFAAPDQLTCPGPISESIFIVMLVQERNVSIDYEYSIPESLSHSQPDTHTWTHREFGPCSASCGGGTQSRKVTCNNRVNLQEVDAALCEKESKPEEEQACGTEPCAPHWVEGEWSKCSKGCGSDGFQNRTVTCERISSDGEHTVEDDAVCLKEVGNKPATAQECNRDVKNCPKYHLGPWTPCDKLCGEGKQTRKATCFIKENGKKRVLPDEDCVEDKPEVEKTCLLAPCEGVDWIISQWSGCTACGQNTETRTAICGSKDGKEYPEEFCQPEVPTLSRPCKSPKCEAQWFSSEWSKCSAACGKGVQSRIVICGEFDGKTVSPATDDSKCNKDTKPEQEQECEGEEKECPGEWFTGPWGECSKPCGGGERTREVLCLANGTKALNCDESKLESISEKCNPEACTEDEILPLTSTDAPIEDDEDDDCDEDDMELVTDSLPDEQKISSDGVDLDDEAKTESTLFTDELMLSDSPDTTAFDASAATATTVEGSGDDTDATTDSGISTEGSGDDEETSDGTTGVSSSTDASSSSSDSSDSSDSTDVSSSTESSSDSTSDGTSSSTESSASTESTSEETTETTPETSTDTTESTLDASSTTDASSTSDDSSSTSDASSSSVASSESTSDGSTTDSTETTTSSDYSSSTSSSDSTETTDSSSDGSTTESGSTVESSTDVSSSDGSTESPESTLSTESTEAASTDSTESTEAGSSEGSTTEGSTVEDVSGSTSSTDATESSSTESSSSTDVSGSTEATESTESTDSSASTDASESTESGGTTDTTESGATEESTTEGSTDSTTEGSTESTQSTELGSGTSDIWSSTDNEEESSTPNTWESAITKDKPRKCKPKKKECAKSKYGCCPDGKSTPKGPFDEGCPIPKTCADTKFGCCLDGVSPAEGKNNKGCPKSQCAETLFGCCPDNFSAAEGEDNEGCPETTTVPPTTTTEESLPESTTEIEGSGGDSTQVPALEGKSCSFAEFGCCPDAQTPAKGKNFEGCAAPETPKGCDQSEHGCCPDGRTAAAGPGGEGCSACTREQFGCCPDSETPAHGPNGEGCCLDSAFGCCPDNILAARGPNFEGCDCHYTPYGCCADKQTAARGYNQEGCACETTPHGCCPDKITAAKGAKFEGCPCETTQFGCCPDGLTFAKGPHHHGCHCTQTEFKCCEDEKTPAKGPNFEGCTCLESKFGCCPDGVSSATDEKFGGCENVQEPPQKACALPKETGTCGNFSVKYYFDTSYGGCARFWYGGCDGNANRFETEAECKDTCQDYTGQHVCLLPKSVGPCTGFTKKWYFDMDRNRCEEFQYGGCYGTNNRFDSLEQCQGTCAVSESIPTCEQPVENGPCAGNFERWYYDNQTDICRPFTYGGCKGNKNNYPTEHACSYNCRQPGVLKEQCSLPKQTGDCSERHARWHFSESEKRCLPFYYTGCGGNKNSFPSLESCEDHCPRQVAKDICEIPAEVGQCANYVTAWYYDTKDESCRQFYYGGCGGNENRFASEEACLSRCEKKPEPTTPPPAPSTVDVCREPASVGDCDQYTLKWHFDAEAGACRQFYYGGCAGNGNRFETESDCQQRCASPPPETRRPAPPETREPAPPQTREPAPAAVHQCDQPPYVGDCDEYVLKWYFNATAGRCQQFYYGGCGGNDNRFESEQECSDRCSPSVDSRFGQPEPEPQPEPEPEPEEPRSEPDTAKCFLPAESGNCYNNETRWFYNSREGLCDEFVYSGCGGNANSYASEEECQNECNDAQTTCSLPPVRGRCEDLSRRWYFDERSGACHEFEFTGCRGNRNNFVSERECLGYCRDQALSEPQPAAPTYSVCTQAPEAGECDNHTTAWFYDNEKMACTAFSYSGCGGNGNRFETRDQCERQCGEFKGVDVCNEPVTTGPCTQWQTRYYFNRDTRTCEPFTYGGCDGTGNRFDGLYECQTVCIAAREPEPSVGTAKEMCLLPLVTGRCNGPSVQERRWYYDDERGTCVSFIYSGCSGNQNNFRSFEACTNLCGKPVDNEIDNEIGQGRCESFENECRELRCPYGVRREADRSQPECTKCLCENPCESYSCPEGQQCAIEIANTGDRQFAPVCRDTNKPGVCPGLAANASNCAQECYTDADCRGENKCCSDGCGYLCVQPARPTQRPSTRAPTVIYPGESRAVLEPKQPQELDVQTSIGGIAVLRCFATGNPAPNITWSLKNVVIDTNQGRYVLTSTGDLTIVQVRQTDDGTYVCVASNGLGEPVRREVALQVTESVDTPAYVYGDKNVTQIVQLNRPAVIRCPAGGYPQPHVSWWRNNNLFGNRERGRAEMARDFSLLFRSIQLSDLGLYTCEVYNKRGRPVSLRVTLKAVGPARALTNEDAQYLQYVIDPATAPVTQRPSYPYRPSRPVYVPPPTVNAQALVALDPKNSYSPGSTIALSCSVQGYPEPNVTWTKDNTPLYSNERIQITSQPHRLVVSDVSTEDTGIYGCKASNAFSYSVSQETVTIQSVIPVSPECIDNPFFANCKLIVKGRYCINQYYAQFCCRSCTLAGQIAQPHPNAL is encoded by the exons ATGGATTTATCGAGGCGGTTGTG TACAACTGCCTTGATAGCATTCATTGTATTGGCTGGCATACCCGACTCCCAGAGTAGATTT CCTGGACTGCGACAAAAAAGACAATATGGCGCGAATATGTATTTGCCGGACAGCTCTGTGACGCCCGGCGGCGAGGGTGACGATCCCAATGAGTGGACGGAATGGAGCTCGCCCTCGGATTGCTCACGCACCTGCGGCGGCGGTGTGTCCTATCAGACGCGTGAATGTCTGCGAAGAGA CTACAATGGCGAGGCAGAGTGCAGCGGCGGCAATCGTCGCTATTATTCGTGCAACACGCAAGACTGCCCGGAGGAGGATCCCGACTTTAGAGCCCTGCAATGCTCGCGCTTCGATGACCAGCGCTTCGATGGCGTCATGTACGAGTGGGTGCCCTATCTGGGTGCACCCAATCCTTGCGAGCTGAACTGCATGCCCCGTGGCGAACGCTTCTACTACCGCCAGAAGGAGAAGGTCGTCGATGGCACTCGCTGCAATGACAAGGATCTGGATGTGTGCGTCAATGGGCAGTGCATGCCCGTCGGCTGTGACATGATGCTGGGCAGCGATGCCAAGGAGGACAAGTGCCGCAAGTGCGGCGGCGATGGCAGCACCTGCAAGACGATTCACAACACTTACAGCTCCAGTGATCTAGCCCCAGGCTACAATGATTTGCTGCTCGTGCCACAGGGCGCTACCAACATCAAGATCATTGAGACTGCCCCGTCCAACAATTATTTGGCATGCCGCAACCTCTCGGGGCATTACCATCTAAATGGCAACTGGAGGATTGACTTCCCACGGCCCATGTTCTATGCGGACTCATGGTGGAATTATCAGCGCAAACCCATGGGCTTTGCCGCACCCGATCAGCTCACCTGTCCCGGTCCCATCTCCGAGAGCATCTTCATCGTGATGTTGGTGCAGGAGCGTAATGTGAGCATCGACTACGAGTACAGCATCCCGGAAtccctcagccacagccagccggACACGCACACGTGGACACATCGCGAGTTTGGCCCGTGCAGCGCCtcctgcggcggcggcactcaATCCCGCAAGGTCACCTGCAATAACCGAGTGAACCTACAAGAGGTCGATGCCGCTCTCTGCGAGAAGGAGTCCaagccagaggaggagcaagCCTGCGGCACAGAGCCCTGTGCTCCGCACTGGGTGGAGGGTGAGTGGAGCAAGTGCTCCAAGGGCTGCGGCTCTGATGGCTTCCAAAATCGTACTGTGACCTGTGAGCGCATCTCTTCGGATGG CGAACACACAGTGGAGGACGATGCCGTGTGCCTCAAGGAGGTTGGCAACAAGCCCGCCACGGCCCAGGAGTGTAATCGTGACGTCAAGAACTGCCCGAAGTATCATTTGGGTCCCTGGACACCCTGCGACAAGCTGTGCGGCGAGGGCAAGCAAACCCGCAAGGCCACCTGCTTCATCAAGGAGAACGGCAAGAAGCGCGTCCTGCCCGACGAGGATTGTGTGGAGGATAAGCCCGAGGTGGAGAAGACTTGCCTGCTGGCACCCTGCGAGGGCGTAGACTGGATCATCTCTCAATGGAGTGGA TGCACCGCTTGCGGACAGAACACGGAAACCCGCACTGCCATTTGCGGCTCTAAGGATGGCAAGGAGTACCCAGAGGAGTTCTGTCAGCCAGAGGTGCCAACGCTCTCCCGCCCCTGCAAGTCCCCCAAGTGCGAGGCTCAATGGTTCTCATCGGAGTGGAGCAAATGCTCCGCTGCCTGCGGCAAGGGTGTCCAATCGCGGATCGTCATCTGCGGCGAGTTTGATGGCAAGACTGTGAGCCCCGCCACCGATGACAGCAAGTGCAACAAGGACACAAAACctgagcaggagcaagagtGCGAGGGCGAGGAGAAGGAGTGCCCAGGCGAATGGTTCACCGGACCCTGGGGCGAGTGCAGCAAACCCTGCGGCGGCGGGGAACGCACACGCGAGGTCCTGTGCCTAGCCAATGGCACCAAGGCCCTCAACTGCGACGAGTCCAAGCTGGAGTCCATATCCGAGAAGTGCAACCCAGAGGCCTGCACGGAAGACGAGATTCTGCCACTGACCAGCACCGATGCACCCATCgaggacgacgaggacgacgattGTGATGAGGATGACATGGAACTGGTCACCGACAGTCTGCCCGATGAGCAGAAGATCTCCTCCGATGGCGTTGATCTCGATGACGAGGCCAAGACAGAGTCCACGCTCTTCACCGATGAACTAATGCTCAGCGATAGCCCCGACACGACCGCGTTCGATGCCTCTGCTGCGACAGCAACCACGGTGGAGGGTTCGGGTGACGACACAGACGCCACAACGGACAGCGGCATTTCGACTGAGGGCAGCGGAGACGATGAGGAAACGTCTGATGGAACAACGGGTGTGTCCAGCTCCACGGATGCTTCATCAAGCTCTAGCGACTCCAGCGA TTCCAGCGATTCCACAGACGTTTCTAGCTCAACGGAGAGCTCCTCGGACAGCACCAGCGATGGTACTTCCTCTTCGACAGAGTCCTCGGCCTCGACTGAGTCCACTTCGGAGGAGACAACTGAAACCACACCCGAGACCTCAACAGACACAACAGAGTCCACGCTGGATGCCTCATCCACCACGGATGCCTCCTCCACGAGTGATGATTCATCCTCCACGAGTGATGCTTCCTCCAGCAGTGTTGCCTCAAGCGAGAGCACATCCGATGGCAGCACAACGGACTCCACAGAGACCACAACTTCCTCCGATTACTCCTCCTCAACCTCCTCTTCAGACAGCACTGAAACGACAGACTCGTCCAGCGATGGTTCAACAACAGAAAGCGGCAGCACTGTGGAGAGTTCCACGGATGTCAGCTCCAGCGATGGCTCCACCGAATCACCTGAATCCACTTTGTCCACCGAATCCACAGAGGCAGCGAGCACAGACTCCACCGAGAGCACTGAGGCTGGCTCCAGCGAGGGCTCCACCACAGAAGGCAGCACCGTTGAGGATGTGTCCGGATCCACGAGCTCCACAGATGCCACAGAATCCTCTTCCACGGAGTCTTCATCCTCCACTGACGTTTCAGGCTCAACGGAAGCAACAGAGTCCACTGAATCCACCGATTCCTCGGCATCTACGGATGCTTCCGAGTCTACGGAGAGCGGCGGCACCACAGACACCACCGAAAGTGGAGCCACCGAGGAGAGCACCACCGAGGGATCCACCGACAGCACCACCGAAGGATCCACCGAGAGCACACAGTCCACAGAGCTGGGCAGCGGCACCAGCGACATTTGGAGCTCCACCGACAACGAGGAAGAGTCCAGCACCCCGAACACCTGGGAGTCGGCCATCACCAAGGATAAGCCACGCAAGTGCAAGCCCAAGAAGAAGGAGTGCGCCAAGTCCAAGTACGGCTGCTGCCCCGACGGCAAGTCCACACCTAAAGGACCCTTCGACGAGGGTTGTCCCATACCAAAGACCTGCGCGGACACCAAATTCGGTTGCTGCCTGGATGGCGTCTCCCCGGCGGAGGGCAAGAACAACAAGGGCTGCCCCAAGTCCCAGTGTGCCGAGACGCTGTTCGGCTGCTGTCCCGATAATTTCAGCGCCGCCGAAGGCGAGGACAATGAGGGATGCCCCGAGACGACGACCGtgccacccaccaccaccacggaGGAGTCGCTGCCAGAGTCCACCACTGAGATCGAGGGATCCGGCGGTGATTCCACACAGGTGCCTGCCCTTGAGGGCAAGTCCTGCTCCTTTGCTGAGTTTGGCTGCTGTCCGGATGCCCAGACCCCGGCCAAGGGCAAGAACTTCGAAGGCTGCGCCGCTCCAGAGACACCCAAGGGCTGCGATCAGTCCGAGCACGGATGCTGTCCGGATGGacgcacagctgctgctggtcctggcGGTGAGGGCTGCTCGGCCTGCACCCGCGAACagtttggctgctgccccgACTCCGAGACGCCTGCCCATGGACCCAACGGCGAGGGCTGCTGCCTGGACtctgcctttggctgctgccccgACAACATTCTGGCCGCTCGAGGACCCAACTTCGAGGGCTGCGACTGCCACTACACGCCGTACGGCTGCTGTGCGGACAAGCAGACTGCGGCTCGTGGCTACAACCAGGAGGGCTGCGCCTGCGAGACGACTCCCCATGGCTGCTGCCCCGACAAGATCACCGCTGCGAAGGGAGCCAAGTTCGAGGGTTGCCCCTGCGAGACGACACagtttggctgctgccccgATGGACTCACCTTTGCCAAGGGACCGCACCACCACGGCTGCCACTGCACCCAGACGGAGTTCAAGTGCTGCGAGGACGAGAAGACCCCGGCCAAGGGACCCAACTTCGAGGGCTGCACGTGCCTGGAGAGCAAATTTGGCTGCTGTCCCGACGGTGTCAGCAGCGCCACGGACGAGAAGTTCGGCGGCTGCGAGAATGTGCAGGAGCCACCACAGAAGGCCTGCGCCCTGCCCAAGGAGACGGGCACCTGCGGCAACTTCAGCGTCAAATATTACTTCGATACGAGCTACGGTGGATGCGCACGGTTCTGGTATGGCGGCTGCGATGGCAATGCCAATCGCTTCGAGACGGAGGCCGAGTGCAAGGACACCTGCCAGGACTACACCGGACAGCATGTGTGCCTGCTGCCCAAGAGCGTGGGCCCCTGCACGGGCTTCACCAAGAAATGGTACTTCGATATGGATCGCAATCGTTGCGAGGAGTTCCAGTACGGCGGCTGCTACGGCACCAACAATCGCTTTGATAGCCTCGAACAGTGTCAAGGAACGTGTGCGGTCAGCGAGAGTATTC CCACCTGCGAACAACCTGTGGAGAATGGTCCCTGTGCGGGCAACTTTGAGCGTTGGTACTACGACAACCAGACGGACATCTGCCGACCCTTCACCTATGGCGGCTGCAAGGGCAACAAGAACAATTATCCCACGGAGCATGCGTGCAGCTACAACTGTCGCCAGCCGGGCGTACTCAAAG AGCAATGCTCACTTCCTAAGCAAACTGGTGATTGCAGCGAACGGCATGCCAGGTGGCACTTCTCGGAGAGCGAGAAGCGCTGCCTGCCCTTCTACTACACTGGTTGTGGTGGCAACAAGAACAGTTTCCCCTCATTGGAGTCCTGCGAGGACCATTGTCCCCGGCAAGTCG CCAAGGACATCTGCGAGATCCCTGCCGAGGTGGGACAGTGCGCGAACTACGTCACCGCCTGGTACTACGACACCAAGGACGAGAGCTGTCGCCAGTTCTACTacggcggctgtggcggcaACGAGAACCGCTTTGCCAGCGAGGAGGCCTGTCTGTCGCGCTGCGAGAAGAAACCGGAACCCACAacgccaccaccagcacccagcaccgtGGATGTGTGCCGCGAACCAGCGAGTGTTGGCGACTGCGATCAGTACACGCTCAAGTGGCACTTTGATGCAGAGGCTGGCGCGTGTCGCCAGTTCTACTATGGCGGCTgtgctggcaatggcaatcgcTTTGAGACCGAATCCGACTGCCAGCAGCGCTGTGCCAGTCCACCGCCAGAGACCCGACGACCAGCTCCACCAGAGACTAGGGAACCTGCTCCACCACAGACTCGTGaacctgctccagctgctgtccaTCAGTGTGATCAGCCACCTTACGTCGGCGACTGCGATGAGTATGTGCTCAAGTGGTACTTCAATGCGACTGCCGGACGCTGCCAGCAGTTCTACtacggcggctgcggcggcaacGATAACCGCTTCGAGTCCGAGCAGGAGTGCTCCGATCGCTGCTCGCCCAGCGTAGACAGTCGCTTTGgacaaccagaaccagagccgcagccagagccagagccggagcccgaGGAGCCACGCTCAGAGCCAGACACTGCCAAGTGCTTCCTGCCCGCCGAGTCGGGCAATTGCTACAACAACGAGACTCGCTGGTTCTACAACAGCCGAGAGGGACTCTGCGACGAGTTCGTGTACTCGGGCTGCGGCGGCAATGCCAACAGCTatgccagcgaggaggagtGCCAGAACGAGTGCAATGATGCCCAGACCACCTGCTCGCTGCCACCGGTGCGCGGACGCTGCGAGGATCTGTCCCGCCGCTGGTACTTTGATGAGCGCAGTGGCGCCTGTCACGAGTTTGAGTTCACTGGCTGCCGCGGCAATCGCAATAACTTTGTGTCCGAGCGGGAGTGTCTTGGCTACTGCAGGGATCAGGCACTATCTGAACcacaaccagcagcacca ACCTACTCCGTGTGCACTCAGGCACCCGAGGCTGGCGAGTGCGACAATCATACAACAGCTTGGTTCTACGACAACGAGAAGATGGCCTGCACGGCCTTCTCCTacagcggctgtggcggcaatggcaatcgcTTCGAAACGCGTGACCAGTGCGAGCGTCAGTGCGGCGAGTTCAAAGGAGTGG ACGTTTGCAATGAGCCAGTGACGACGGGTCCCTGCACACAGTGGCAGACCCGCTACTATTTCAATCGCGATACGCGCACCTGCGAGCCGTTCACCTACGGCGGATGTGATGGAACTGGCAACCGCTTTGACGGGCTCTACGAGTGTCAAACTGTTTGCATTGCAGCCCGCGAGCCGGAGCCGTCAGTGGGTACGGCGAAAG AAATGTGTCTGCTGCCCCTGGTTACCGGCCGATGCAATGGACCGTCGGTGCAGGAGCGTCGTTGGTATTACGATGATGAGCGCGGCACCTGCGTGTCCTTCATCTACTCGGGTTGCTCCGGCAATCAGAACAACTTCCGTTCGTTTGAAGCATGCACGAATCTCTGCGGAA AGCCCGTGGACAACGAGATTGACAATGAGATTGGACAGGGTCGCTGCGAGAGCTTCGAGAACGAGTGCCGTGAGCTGCGCTGTCCGTATGGTGTGCGCCGTGAGGCCGATCGCTCCCAGCCGGAGTGCACCAAGTGCCTGTGCGAGAACCCTTGCGAGAGCTACTCCTGCCCCGAGGGCCAGCAGTGTGCCATTGAGATTGCCAACACCGGAGATCGTCAGTTTGCGCCCGTCTGCCGCGACACGAACAAGCCTGGAGTGTGCCCCGGACTGGCGGCCAATGCCAGCAACTGCGCCCAGGAGTGCTACACCGATGCCGATTGCCGTGGCGAGAATAAGTGCTGCAGCGATGGCTGCGGTTATCTTTGTGTGCAGCCAGCACGCCCCACCCAGCGGCCCAGCACACGTGCGCCCACCGTCATTTATCCGGGCGAGAGCAGGGCCGTTCTGGAGCCCAAGCAGCCACAGGAACTGGATGTGCAGACCTCCATCGGTGGCATCGCTGTGCTGCGTTGCTTCGCCACTGGCAATCCAGCGCCCAACATCACTTGGTCTCTCAAGAATGTGGTG ATCGATACGAACCAAGGACGCTATGTCCTGACCTCGACTGGGGATCTGACAATCGTGCAAGTGCGCCAAACCGACGACGGCACCTACGTTTGCGTGGCCAGCAATGGCCTGGGCGAGCCAGTGCGCCGTGAGGTGGCCCTACAAGTGACAG AGTCCGTAGATACACCCGCATACGTGTACGGCGACAAGAACGTTACCCAGATCGTGCAGTTGAACAGACCGGCGGTGATACGCTGCCCAGCGGGTGGCTATCCGCAGCCGCATGTCAGCTGGTggcgcaacaacaatttgttcgGCAATCGGGAGCGTGGGCGTGCGGAGATGGCACGCGACTTCTCGCTGCTGTTCCGCTCCATCCAGCTGTCGGATCTGGGCCTGTACACCTGCGAGGTGTACAACAAGCGTGGACGCCCCGTCTCGCTGCGTGTCACACTGAAGGCGGTGGGTCCGGCCCGTGCCCTGACCAACGAGGATGCCCAGTATCTGCAGTATGTGATAGATCCGGCCACGGCGCCGGTCACACAGAGACCCAGCTACCCCTACAGACCCTCGCGTCCGGTGTATGTGCCCCCACCTACAG TGAATGCCCAAGCGCTGGTGGCACTGGATCCCAAGAACAGCTACTCCCCCGGCTCCACTATTGCTCTCAGCTGCTCAGTGCAGGGCTATCCAGAGCCCAATGTGACATGGACCAAGGACAACACACCGCTGTACAGCAACGAGCGCATACAGATAACAT CCCAGCCACATCGACTGGTTGTCAGCGATGTGAGCACCGAGGATACTGGCATCTACGGCTGCAAGGCTAGCAACGCGTTCAGCTACAGCGTCAGCCAGGAGACGGTTACCATTCAAT CTGTCATACCGGTATCGCCCGAGTGCATTGACAATCCGTTCTTTGCCAACTGCAAGCTGATCGTGAAGGGCAGATACTGCATCAATCAGTACTACGCACAGTTCTGCTGTAGATCCTGCACGCTGGCCGGCCAAATTGCGCAGCCTCATCCCAATGCGCTGTAA